In Pectinophora gossypiella chromosome 8, ilPecGoss1.1, whole genome shotgun sequence, the DNA window ACAGTTTTACGAAATGCCGACCTTATGACGTTATTCAAGGACATATTGACCCTAGAGACCCGACAGATATTGACCTGACCGCACATCTTATGCAACAATATATTCAAACCCATAGAGAACGAATGAAAACCGTGTACGACCTTATTAATGATTCTAGTTTAGCCGACCGAACCGCCCTCATTGAAAACCGAAATAAAACCCGCGAGCCAGAGGAGGAATATCAACCGCGACAACAAGTCTTTATCTCGAACCCCATGGCCAGTAGACAAAAACTAGCACCCCGTTATACGCAAGATAACGTCCTAGCTGATCTGCCCATTCACATTTATACTTCGAAAAAACGCGGACCCATTGCAAAATCTAGGCTCAAACGTGTACCCAAGAGCGCCAAATTGTTACAGGATACTGCTGATGCTGACAGTGACTGCAGGACTGGCACAGGAAATAAGACTTGAGACTATGGATGACGGACCGGGCATCTTACCGTTTAAACTAGGGTCGATGAGAATGGTGACACACCACCATAGCTTTGTGCAATACATCGAGCTTACTAACATcgatgacaaaattaatttaataaggtCTCAAATAAcagaaatggaaaataaattacctaatgATACCCATTCattattcgaaattcaaattacttACCTTAGTTCGAAATTAGATAAGGTATCGTATCAATTACAAAGCTTAGAACCACATAGGATGAAGCGAAGCCTTATCGATGGCCTAGGCTCGGTTATCAAATCGTTAACCGGGAATCTAGATTATACCGACGCGATTAAGTATAACAAGGCAATTAAAGCTCTTAGTGACAACCAGGTAAAGGTAACTTCTCAAGTAAATAACCACATAAGTCTAAGCAAAGACTGGATGGGTCGCCATGCCACTATAATTTCACAGTTGGTCGAAAAccaaaaaaagataaatgaGACTTTACACTTGGTATTAGATAGCGAAAGCTATAAGCAAAGTAGCCTTATAAAATACGCCAAACTGGCACAACTTTTAACTATAATTAGTGATAACGTAGAAGTACTATCGGATGAACTACTGAGAATAGAAGATGTTTTAGCGTTTGCACGTACATCGAGTACGCATCATTCTATTTTAGGTATAGATGTTTTAAGTAAAATGTTAACAGGTCTTACGAGCCTTTATgataagcaacaattattagatttagatTTGCGAGAATATTATGACGTTATAAAAACTGGATCGTATTACACCGGCAATAGAATAGTTATAATCTTTAAAATTCCCATAATATCCCCTTACACTTACGATCTCTTTAAACTTGCTatagtacctaataaaaaaaaacagatcctAGTCCCTCCTTACCCTTTAGTAGCAACCAATGGTAATATCTATGTGTACGTAGAGGCTGAATGCCCGAAGTATGATACTCGCTACCTCTGTGAGGACAAACTAAGCCGACAGATGAGGACGGAGCCGGACTGCATTCAGAAGCTCATCACCAACCAGATCATCGATTCATCGTGCCAACACACCACCATTGCTTTGCTTAGAGAAACTATGGAGAAACTGGACGATCGCCGTTACGTCATAGTATTCCCACGACCTACGAATATACAACTCACCTGCGAGCGCGACGAGTTTCGGACATTGGAGGGAAGTTTCCTTGTTACCATACCACACAAATGTTCACTACGTACCAAGGAATTCACTATCTATAATAGCAACGACGTCGTCAAAGGACAACCAATGAAGATCATTAACATTCCGCCAAACTACGAGATGGCATCCGTGACGCAGCCTCCGATTAACCTAGAATCAATCAATCTCAACGAGCTAAGAAGCATACAGACCAGAATCATGTCGCAAGAACCAATTGAACTGGATAAACTAAACACGGGATCATTTTACCATACTACTCTACCATTCTACATAGTATTGATAAGTACATGTGCACTCACTATCATCGTACTGTACAAAAAATATTCCAACCGCCCAGAGAAAGGCGATAAGAATCCATCCACCACTGAACAACTACATCATTACGAGAAACCTGGTTCTTCCAAAGTTATCCAGCATCCTGCaacatttttactaaacgtgaaaaAATAGTTGCCAGTCTTCGGGAGGGAGGTGTTACGTCATCACACAGAAGGGAATATGCTGAATACTCCATCTGCAGGGAAATATTGCACACGGCCCCAACTGCAGACGCTGCAATACCCACACGTGTCACGGCCTCATTCCTGCGAGTGGGGTAAACTGCTGACGCCGATGAGACTCCAACGTAACGTGATCGCGCCACTGCGAGTCACTTTGATTCTTGTATCGATCAGGTCAACTCGCCCgtaaaattaagttaatataagtaatttttgtaacttgttatttttcgtaattaaattagtgttagaaatttttggttttttttgagTACTCCGGCTACCGCGATCATAATTTGGTTAACTATATGTGCGTGTCTTAATCTATAATTGTTATAGTGATTATTGTTAATTTAAGAGTAATtactatgtgtgtgtgtctctcttatgtttgtatttattgtcCTGTAAATGTATTGTGAactaaataattgaataatgtTACTTAATTAACTTATATGAAATTGTATTGTTACCTTAATtaacttatattaatttgcaTCTGATGTATATGATTGGttatttgcaaataaatgaattgaattgaattgaataggcAACAGACGTGCGTTGTAAGCATCTATTAAATTGTAGTTATATCATTAAGACGTTATATCCAGTTATAGGCCtcagtaaaaagaaaatttaccACATTTATGTCATACAATGACAGCGCTGAATTTGGTTTACATCTACTATACTGTTATCACTTCAATGAAGTCATGAGATGTTTTATCTTGTGATAACAATTTTGTCGGCATACGTTTATCTGGCCCGTGTCATTTTGTagattgtacctacctaccagtatTATTGATTTTCATGCCACGCCTATGTTATATTTGTGTTAGATGGAATAGAACCGATAGGTCGAATCTCAATATCATATCACAACATATAGTACGTGGCGCATACTGCGACCTGCGCGTCCAATACAACAACGCATTCAGGGTTCTGATGAGGCTGCGGCGGCGTTGTAGTGCGTCGGGAATGGTTGCGTTGACGGTTTTGCAGCCATTATTAGAAAGCGATGCGCTTCCTTTCTAGCTAGGACGCGCGACAGCCCTAACGACATCCTTAGGGCGTTGGTGGACCGGTGGGACGCGCCTTTTCTTACGGTGTGGATAGGCCACCATACCGCGTAGAACCACTGGTCACTtcacttttatttattgatttcttttttttatgactttattgattttgaatttaaattgttttaaattgtaatttgaatttgtatttgatttttactattttgattgtttatggtatctattttaatgtttggattttaaatctgaaataggtaaacgatattattatgatttattattaaagttcgaGCCATTTGTCTCGAACAAAAGACAAATGTCTATTTGTCTCGAAAAAAAAGGGGTTGCAGAGTACTTGAGAGGGATCCTAAGTTTATTTTTCAGGAATATGTCAGGGTATTTAGGGAGTTAAAATCTTACGACTACACTTATGATACACCACACTCTACAACCCGTTTATTGACCGGACTAATAACGTGTGCTCTTTCCCATGATTTCAAGTGGTTCATTTTATTTAGtcttattttattgtgaagTTTGTATCGTACAAACCTTTTCAAAGCTAGATAGCATAATATGAAAAATTAGTCTGTTGTACTGAACTAACGGTTTAATAGCTgacataatattgttttatattctaaatgattaataaactataaactATAACTTGTCCATGGCAAATAAGAAATTTTGAAGCTTCTGATTTATTGGCTCTAGTattgaattataatcactaattgtactgaactagaatGTCTGGCTGCCTTATTAACCTTTTAGATTTGAGTCCTGGCTAATTCTTGCTACTAATTGTTACGGCtatggataaaaaataaacttaaatggtGTGTACTAGAATCAGCTGAACTGCAGTTGAACTgcctttttattacttactccaTGGTTCCAGGCACAACTTGGTCACAAGAGCTGGTGTGGTTGCTAGAAAACAACCTGGACTTCAACACTGCAAGAGAGAAACCTTTGTTTGAGAGGTTTCCCATGTTAGAGTAAGTAAGCTCTTAGAGCCATACCTCACTGGGGCACCATGGTGTCTGGGCCATAGTGCACCACCAACAAAACTGTCAATAGACAGCGCCATCCTTAGAGTAAAAATAGAACTTCACCAACGCACTCTAGTCTCGTTGGGCTACTTGCTTTACAACTAGACTAGAGGGCAACAGCCAACAATGTTGCGCACAATACCTTATAAATCTGTGTCCTattgagatagggcccttatgAAGATCCTATAAAATTTCTCTACTGGACAAATCCTTATCTTCTGCTTTCCACGTGTGTATATAAATAGTAACACCAGTATATTTTTCCAGAATCACATCGAAAATCCCAGAAATAGCCGTAGAATTGATCAAGGCAGACTTCATGAACTTGGGCAGTTTTCAAGGGCTGAACGAAGCGGTCAAAACCCCCAGCTGGAAGACCATTGAAGAGGCTCCAAGTCCCCGGTTCATCAAGACACATCTGCCCTTGTCCTTACTGCCTCCAGACCTGATAAACACTGCCAAAGTTGTCTACGTGGCAAGAGATCCTCGAGACGTCTGCGTgtcctattattatttacacaagATGGTTGCCAAGAATTTGGCCAGAGCAACTATGATCAACTTCTGGGAAGCTTTTAGAAGAGATCTGTGTAAGTTTGTCTActtgtttttattgattttgatttaCGGTTTtagtggaccagtggttgagcattgggctcacgatccggaggtcccgggttcgaatcccagttaggatatatcataaaaattTCGTTGTGGATCCTGGTTAGaagattgcaggctgatcacacccgttagtccgaaagtaagaagatccgagCTGcagagggcatgttaagccgttggtcccggttactacttactgatatatgtacgtagttgttacatgatccatgttaggggcctttggcggctcaataataaccctgacaccttgatgaggttggtaatccatctcctaacaagaaacaagaaacaagaaacaagaaacaagaaacaagaaacaagaaacaagaaacaagaaacaagaaacaagaaacaagaaacatttattgagaagcccACACAACAGAAGATCGGTTTTGATTACTGTTGTGGTTTAGATAATTAGAGGTGCCCGcattaatttataaaacaacCTTTGCTAACCAAGGTTTGGGTGGGTCTCTTTAAACCTGCAGTGGAGTAGAGTTACGAAGATTGGACCAGATAGACTAggggtggcttgcgtaagggtctttaaacatgtttagtgggccactaaacatgtttaaagacccttatGCAAGCCACCCTAGGAGATCGTGGAACCACAGAACATAGATTGTTTTTCGTAATCTATTATTTTTCAACGTAATTTATTAATGCTAGTGAAACTTCAGTTTAGTGTAATGGGAGTGTTTGTTTCCAGTGCCGTGGTGTCCAATAATAGAGCATACCAACGAGGCATGGAAACAGAGGAGTCATCCCAACCTCCACTTCGTGTTCTATGAAGATCTGATTAAGGTAAGTGCATAAGTTAGTACGCGcaagaactggggggttaaaacggccacatcgaagcaattcatctaaaaaagcaatattgctatttgacatttgtatgcattgcgcacttacatttatatgcgcaaatgtcaagttgcaatattgcttttttagatgaattgcttcgatgtgcctttttaaccctcctgtttTCGTTAGCCATAGGGGCCCATCAGCTCACTCTCTTATTCAGCGCTTACTGCTATCAGCCCACTAGGGTCCATTACTTCATTCAAATATAATCTACTCagcctggaaaccacgtgatatcaattatctttgatCCAATTCAAAGGCGAATCCAGTGATTTAGAGTCTAAACCGGCATTCGAACCTTTGACACTGCGATGAAAGTCACGCGTTTTCTAAACAGGACAGTAGATTGACTTAGTCCAATTTATTATGGGTTTGCCCAGGATCTGCCATACGAGATAAGAAGGATGAGCGAGTTCCTGGGGAGGCAGACGACGGACGCCCAGGTGAAGCAGCTGGCCTCCTTCCTCAACTTCAACACCTTCAAGAAGAATAAGAGCGTCAACAACACCACTGGTGACAACAATCCCGTGCAGTTCGTGAGGAAAGGTTAGACCCAAAAACGCCAAAAAATTACCTATTCAACAAAAGGACCAATAGGGCTAACATACGCAACGTgtcaaaattttgtcacggtctttTTATCGAGTCTGACGatgtaattatgtcgttttgtcgattggtgcttcTTCGGCTCTTGGTGTGTGTGGACTGTAGGTATAGTAGATGGTGAGAAGTCGAGGGTTCCAGTTCCAATTGCAGCAAAACACCAGATTGTTTCTtgtcactatttaattaaattgttattaaaatacactTTTACATTTTCGCGGGAGACGTCGGCCATTCGATTTGTCCAACATTGCCATgccaaaaaatatgaattatttttatacttgtgttgccagcaacaatgCTGTCAACCTAAATAATTCATGTCGTTCTATCAAAATACGAACATAATCACGTGTCACGCGTGTtaggggaaaaaaacaaacttatccatttcgacaaaatttattgaatcgattgataactttaattatattctaataaagataacattttacaatagcttcaatgcgcgatAAAAATTAGATTTGTCATAGTATTGTCAGCTAGTGttgttggttactacttactgatgtaagtaagtagtcgttacatgagccatgtcagaggcctttggcggctcaataataaccctgacaccagggttgatgaggttggttattcacctcacaacccacacgatagaagaagctagacgttcattagcatagtgatgtatcagtcgagatacTTTTCTACTTAACACATACTATACGTAGTAggaaacataattatacatcaatggcatAACTACAattcatatccagcttacgacatcgtatcaacagtggctgcaagtcgtctttgataacttgtggctctgcccaccccattagggattacgggcgagtttatgtatgtatgtatgtgtacaatTCGGAATTTgaacatgatgatgatgtcctcccagacgtatccgtcgacggcgacacccttagctagtgttagcctgggctcttgcatgggcgcgggcgtgactagcaaaaccaaatttagttttgaaagtcctgttgcaagaagcacaatacagggagttagtgacatcgtacagGATaatgagggagatgattcagctcaatgCCAAAACGAATGATGTTtcttttaagtaattattttcagttcgttAAATCTAATTTTTTAACGCCTctgcattttaacatattttttttgtaaatctgCGATAAGTCACGttgaaaaaagaagaaaatactgTAAGTTACTGTTTCAAATGGTcgaatatttaaacaaaatcttttatttttctgttcagGTGAAGCAGGAGGCTGGAAGTCACATTTCGACGACAAAATGACGCTGCAAGCTGAGGAGTTCCTTATAGAGAGGCTAAAGAGTACCGATTTAGAATACCCCTCCTTTCCGATGCGTGAGACAACTACCCTATAGACGTAGGCATAGAATAGGGAATAATACtagatacgtatagaatggtaactctccgccccgcaccaattcaccCCCACCCCCCACAACCCTCTCACACCCCCTTTGTGtcgtactttagtcttcaatgacCCGCGCctatctgtctcactcgcactaaCGCGATAAGACGGCActcggtaagaatgagatttttgcatggagtgtccggggtgtaatgTAAATTAAGATTTCATGCTGCGGCACGGGACTTCcctatgtatggatagggagatcgggccttaaaccatcacgcgggtctagttgcggattgatggttattaacgactgctaatgcagccggg includes these proteins:
- the LOC126369256 gene encoding sulfotransferase 1C4-like isoform X2, translated to MSGVFKKHAEAIYNLRVRPDDVWVITFPRSGTTWSQELVWLLENNLDFNTAREKPLFERFPMLEITSKIPEIAVELIKADFMNLGSFQGLNEAVKTPSWKTIEEAPSPRFIKTHLPLSLLPPDLINTAKVVYVARDPRDVCVSYYYLHKMVAKNLARATMINFWEAFRRDLLPWCPIIEHTNEAWKQRSHPNLHFVFYEDLIKDLPYEIRRMSEFLGRQTTDAQVKQLASFLNFNTFKKNKSVNNTTGDNNPVQFVRKGEAGGWKSHFDDKMTLQAEEFLIERLKSTDLEYPSFPMRETTTL
- the LOC126369256 gene encoding sulfotransferase 1C4-like isoform X1 translates to MTPGLDLPYAITNVSSEEDKIIKKCLVGYTRPFVKCGKQGYVMSGVFKKHAEAIYNLRVRPDDVWVITFPRSGTTWSQELVWLLENNLDFNTAREKPLFERFPMLEITSKIPEIAVELIKADFMNLGSFQGLNEAVKTPSWKTIEEAPSPRFIKTHLPLSLLPPDLINTAKVVYVARDPRDVCVSYYYLHKMVAKNLARATMINFWEAFRRDLLPWCPIIEHTNEAWKQRSHPNLHFVFYEDLIKDLPYEIRRMSEFLGRQTTDAQVKQLASFLNFNTFKKNKSVNNTTGDNNPVQFVRKGEAGGWKSHFDDKMTLQAEEFLIERLKSTDLEYPSFPMRETTTL